Part of the Polaribacter sp. Hel1_33_78 genome is shown below.
CACATGGAGGTATTGTTTTTTGGGTAGATGAAACAGGGCAGCATGGTTTGGTTTGTGCGAACGAAAATCAAAGCAATGAAACAAAATGGTTTGCGGGTACATTTGGCAATACACAGGCAAAAGGAAATGGTATTTATGCTGGTAAGACAAATACTAGCATTATAATTTCCTCTCATGTAATTATTGGTGATGATAATGACATGTATGCAGCAAGATTATGCAATGAATTAGAAGTGATAGCAAACAATGTTTCATATGGCGATTGGTATTTGCCAAGTATTTTCGAGTTAAAATTAATTAACCTTAATATCGTAACCATCAACACTGCAATAGCAGCAATTGGAGGAGATTCCTTTTTAGGGGATAGTTTTTATTGGAGTTCTGTAGAAGAAACAGAAAGCAATGCAGGGATCGTTAATATTAATAATGGTCAAAGTTCTGCTGTGTTAAAAGGGAGTTTAAATTCTGTACGTGCCATCAGATCATTTTAAAAAGAACACTAATCGTAAAACTATTTCTCAATATAAATGACTGAAATTAAAACAGTTTTAATAGACTCTGATCAACCATCTTTAATTAGGCTTCAAGAGCTGTTAGCAAAATTTAATGGTATAGAAATTCTAGGGACTTTTGAAAACTCAAATGAAGGCCTAGACTTTATACTAGAAAACGAACCTGATATAGTCTTTATTCAAATAGAAATGCCAAATCTGTCTGGGTTAGATGTGGCAGACGAAATTAGTAAGCGAGAAACAGATATAAAAATAATATTGGTTTCAAATCATTCTCATTATGCTATCAAAGCATTAAGGATATCTGTTTTTGACTATTTAGTTGAACCGATTGATATAGATGAATTAAAAATTAGTTTGCATCGATTTAAAACTAAGTACAAGATAAATTTAAACAGTAGAGAGCTGCAAATTATTAGAGAAATGTCTAATGGACTAAGCAGTCAAAATATTGGTGAAAAATTATTTATTAGCCGGCATACAGTAGATACTTACAGAAGAATCATTTTAGAAAAATCTGCTTGCCAGAATACCGCACAGTTAATTAAGTTTGCTTTAAAAAGTGGTTTAATTTAACTTTTATATCCTTGAAGGGTGCTTTTTGCGTTCAAGCACTTCTTGATGAGGTTTAACTTCACGATGCTATTTGTTCTTATCTGCAATGCCTTTCATTAAATAAAGAAATGACCAGTTTTTTCACCAACAAGTGTTTGCTTGATAATGAACTAACCATAACACTAATATTTTTCCTAGTAATCAAATGCTTTTACCAAACTTTTTGATAGTATTTTAACAGAACCCGAAAACAACTTACAGTTTTGGCAACGATTTTAAAGTTTAACCAAAACGTTTTAACCGATTTTTATCACTTTTCCACTTTTCATCTACTTTTAAGATGATGAATAGTGCTATTTTATCGATGAATTACTCATTAATGGGGGTAAAGTGTCTCATTAATGAGTAGTGGTTTTGTCTTTATTTATTAGATATTTGTCGTTCTCTAGGGATTAATCCCTTTTAGAGAGCTTTAAAAAATAAAATTTATTTTAAAAAAAAGCGCAAATAGATATTAAAATTACCAAACTATGATTAAAAAAATAACCTTTTTAAGTGTTCTTTGTTTTTTTACGATTACCGCAACATTCAGTAATAATGACGTAGAAAAAGCAAATTCTTCAAACACAGAAAACAACCCAAATTTTACATTAGATGCAAACGGTGTTACTTGTAATTGTGATAACGCTGCCAATCTTGAGACAGGTGATTTAACCATTAATGGAGTTACAAAAACGTTTACCAAAAGAACAGAGGCTCAATTACGAGCTTTAATTGCTGCAGACCAGAATGACCCAGAAATAGGTTTAACCTGTACTAGTGGTATTACAGATATGAGTGATTTATTTAATAATAAAATTACTTTTAATGAAGATATCAGTTCTTGGGATGTGTCTAGTGTAACTAATATGAAATTTATGTTCTTTGGAGCAAATTTCTTTAACCAACCTATTGAAGATTGGGATGTATCTAAAGTAACTAATATGTGGGGCATGTTCTATGAATCATTAGAATTTAACCAACCGATTGGAAATTGGGACCTTTCTAGTGTAACTAGTATGTATTCCATGTTCTATAGGGCAGCAGCATTTAACCAACCAATTGGAAATTGGGATGTTTCTAAAGTAACTAATATGGATAGTGTGTTCTACAGGGCAAGTAACTTTAACCAACCGATTGGAAATTGGGACGTTTCTAGTGTAACTACCATGTATCTTATGTTCACAGAGGCAGCAGCATTTAACCAAGATATTGGAAATTGGGATGTGTCTAAAGTAACTGTTATGGCTTATATGTTCCTAGATGCAGCAGCATTTAACCAAGACTTAACAGGTTGGTGTGTTACAAACGTAGTCAATACTTTTAGTTTTGCAACTAACGCTACCAATTTCGTTTCAACTAACCACCCTGTTTGGGGTACTTGTCCTAACACCACCCCAACAGACATAACATTAAGCGCAAGTGCAATAGATGAAAATGCAGCTACAGCAACTACCGTAGGGGCCTTTAGCACAACAGATGCAGACAGTGCAGATACACATACCTACAGCTTAGTTGCAGGTACAGGAGATACCAATAATGCAAGCTTTACAATTGATGGGGCAGACCTTAAAACCAATGCGGCTATAGATTATGAAATCAACCCAACTTTAAGCATACGTGTACAAACCAATGACGGTACAGATACTTTTGAAAAAGTAATCACCATAACCGTTAATGATTTAGATGAAATAGCACCAGTAATCGCTTTAAATACACCAACGATACAAACAATAGAAGTAGGTACAGCTTACAGTGAATTAGGAGCAACAGCAACAGATAATGTAGATGCTGCCAATACTTTAACAGTAGTGCCAACAGTAAATAATGAGAATACAGCAGTTGTTGGTAGTTTTACTGTAGATTACAATGTTTCAGATGCAGCAGGAAATGCAGCAACAGAGGTAACAAGAACGGTAAATGTAGTAGATACAACTGCGCCAACCGTTGTAACCAAAGACATTACAGTTCAATTAGATGCAAATGGAAATGCGAGTATTACGGCAGGTGATATTGACAATGGGTCTTCAGACAACTCAGGCAATGTTACTCTCTCCCTTGGATCCTCTAGTTTACAAGCTGGTTTCAATAATACAGCCTTAGATAGCGGTTTTGAATTAGTGAATGGTGCCGATTGGGTTTCAGGTATTTCAGGTTCCGGTAATTTAAATGGAGCGTTTGTTGCGAAGAAGACCTCATCGGGTAGAAATTATTTAAGAACGGTCGCATCCGATTTTATCAATTCTGATTTTGAAGTCATCTTCACTTATGATGATAGCAATGTTGCATACGGTGGCGACATTTTAACCTTCCTAGGCATAGGAGACCCTTCTGTTACTGAAGGAATCTTTTCTGAACCTGACATGGGTATTTTTTTAAGAGATCATTCCAACCAAAACGGTTCAGCCGATCATATAACGAGTAGACTTTCCGGTGTCAACTCGCTTACTTCAAACTCTTATATTCCTGAAGGAAAAAAAAGAGTCAAGATGGTTAAATCTGGTAATCAGATTACTTTCTTCATAGATTCAGGAAATGCAGGTACTTTTCCAACCAATGGGCAAGGTTTTGATTTGACTAGTGCTGGTTCTAATTTCTTAAATGATACAAATTCATACATCTTCTTTGGAAGTGGTTCAACAAATGTGCAACTGGATGAGATTTCTATTACATCTACAAGTCAACCAGGTGTATATGATTGTGCTAGTTTAGGGCAAAATGCTGTTAATTTGGTCGTTACCGATGTTAATGGCAATACTGCAACTGCAGCGGCTACTGTAACGGTAGAAGATAACATAGCTCCAACCATTGCATTATCAGGAGATGCTAGTGTAACACACGAGGCTTTAACGGCATACACAGACTTAGGTGCTACTACTGCAGACAACTGTTCTGCAACACTTACAGTTACTGATGATATAAATGTAAATACTTTAGGTATTTACACTGTAACTTATACTGCAACAGACTCAAGTGGTAACGTAACTACAGCCACTAGAACTGTAAATGTTGTAGATACCACAAAGCCAGTAATTACCTTAATAGGAGATAACCCACAAATAGTAACTCTTAATACTGCATATGAAGAATTAGGAGCAACAGCTGCAGATAATTATAATGGAGATATAACAACAAGTATTGGAATAAATACTTTAGCGATAGATTTAGCAACTGTCAATTGTTATCCTGTAACCTATAATGTTTCAGATGCATCAGGAAATAATGCAGTACAATTAACAAGAATCGTATTTGTTTTAGAATATGGTAAACCATTAGCTAAAAGTGATACTAAAACAGTAGCTCAGGATAGTAAAGACAATCTTTTTACAATTATTGGAAATGATAGTTTTGGATTAGATGGAGCGCATGCAGACCACCCAATCGCACTCTCAGGAACGTATACAGATAATGGAGGAAAGTTAGATTTAGTTGGAGATGAAGTAAAATATACACCACGAGCAGGCTTTTTTGGAGTTGATAAATTTAGTTATACCATTACAGATGAAAACGGAGATGCATCAACAGCAGAAGTAACAATTACGGTAACTGAAGGTTCGGTAGCTAACAATCTTACAGCAGTAGCTGATGAAAAAACAGTTATAAGAGGTGGTACAACAACTATAGTTGTGCTATCAAATGATCTTTTAGGAACAGCAACAGCAGCAGATTTAGATGCGATAACAATTAGTAATAATATAAATGGCGCAGTAATTACAGTAAATTCTGACAATTCAATAGAATATGAATCAGTATCAACTTTTTCAGGATCAGAAGATACTTTTGAGTACACGATTAAAGAGACTGGCACTGATAATTTATCAACAGCTATAGTAAGAGTAATTATAGAAGATTCTGTGGTTACAGACAGTGTATTGTCAGCAAAAAATGATGAAGTAAGCGTAGCACAAAATAGTACAGATAATGAAATAGCTGTTTTATTAGACAACGGATTTGACATAGATAGCTTTGGATTAGATGGAGCAATAGATAATGGCTTAACATTTTTAGATGGAACGCTAACCGGCCTAAGTGAACAAGGAACAATAATTGTAGACACTAAAGGCACAACCACTCCATTAGATGATGTAATTGTTTACACACCAAATACAGGTTTTGTAGGAGTAGATCATTTTTATTATATGATTACAGATACAACAGGAGCTTCTTCCATAGCACAAGTAGCAATCACGGTAACAGAAATAGATGCACCAACAGCGGCAGATGATGCTATAGAGATATTAGAAGGTAGTGTTGCAGCAGTAACTATTGATGTATTAGATAATGACAGTTTTGGATCGAATGGAGCAGCTTTATCAAATTCACTTGAAATAATTCCTACTACTACGACAGCAGTAGTAGTAAATGGAACTTCAATAGAATATACACCTACAGGAACTCAAACAGGAACTGATACTTTTACATATCGTATTAAAGATGCTGATGGTGAGACATCAGACGCAACAGTAACAGTAACATTCACTTCGGTAATTGCAAGTGACGCGCCAAAAGCACAGGATGACGCAGTTATATTTGCACAAGACAGTTCAGAGAATATTATCAATATTTTAGATGATAATGGATCTGGAGCAGATAATTACGGATCAGGTGCTGAACATCCAAGCCATCCAATATCACTTGTAGCATTTTATTCAGAAGAGGGAGGGGCGTTAGAATTAGACGGAACAACTGTAAAATATACACCAAGAACAGGTTATTTTGGAGAAGATACTTTTGATTATTTGATTACAGACGAAAATGGAGTTTCTGACAGAGCTACTGTAACAATTACGGTAACTGAAGGTTCGGTAGCTAACAATCTTACAGCAGTAGCTGATGAAAAAACAGTTATAAGAGGTGGTACAACAACTATAGCTGTGCTATCAAATGATCTTTTAGGAACAGCAACAGCAGCAGATTTAGATGCGATAACAATTAGTAATAATATAAATGGCGCAGTAATTACAGTAAATTCTGACAATTCAATAGAATATGAATCAGTATCAACTTTTTCAGGATCAGAAGATACTTTTGAGTACACGATTAAAGAGACTGGCACCGATAATTTATCAACAGCTATAGTAAGAGTAATTATAGAAGATTCTGCGGTTACAGACAGTGTATTGTCAGCAAAACGTGATGAAGTAAGCGTAGCACAAAATAGTACAGATAATGAAATAGCTGTTTTATTAGACAACGGATTTGACATAGATAGCTTTGGATTAGATGGAGCAATAGATAATGGCTTAACATTTTTAGATGGAACGCTAACCGGCCTAAGTGAACAAGGAACAATCATTGTAGATACTAATTCTTCAGATAGTCCATTAGATGATGTAATTGTTTACACACCAAATACAGGTTTTGTAGGAGTAGATCATTTTTATTATATGATTACAGATACAACAGGAGCTTCTTCCATAGCACAAGTAGCAATCACGGTAACAGAAATAGATACGCCAACAGCGGCAAATGATACTATAGAGATATTAGAAGGTAGTTCTGCAGCAGTAACTATTGATGTATTAGATAATGACAGTTTTGGATCGAATGGAGCAGCTTTATCAGATTCACTTGAAATAATTTCTTCTGGTACGGGAACAGCAGTAGTAGTAGATGGAACTTCAATAGAATATACACCTACTGGAAATGAAACAGGAACTGATACTTTTACATATCGTATTAAAGATACTGTTGGTAAGACATCAGACGCAACAGTAACAGTAACATTCACTACGGTAATTGCAAGTGACGCGCCAAAAGCACAGGATGACGCAGTTATATTTGCACAAGATAGTTCAGAGAATATTATCAATATTTTAGATGATAATGGATCTGGAGCAGATAATTACGGATCAGGTGCTGCACATCCAAGCCATCCAATATCACTTGTAGCATTTTATTCAGAAAAGGGAGGGTCGTTAGAATTAGACGGAACAACTGTAAAATATACACCAAGAACAGGTTATGTTGGAGAAGATACTTTTGATTATTTGATTACAGACGAAAATGGAGTTTCTGACAGAGCTACTGTAACAATTACGGTAACTGGTTCAGTAGCAAATGGTCTTACAGCAGTAGCTGATGAAGTAGCAGCTGTAGAAGGTGTTACAAGAACTATAAATGTATTAGTAAATGATGTTTTCGAAACAGGAACTTTAGAAGCGGTAGTGATTAGTAATGAATCTGGTGAAGTAACCATCACTGTAAATTCTGATAATACTTTAGAATATACATATACAGTTGCACCAGGAGCAACTTTTACAGGAACAACAGATACTTTTAACTACACTATTAAGGAGGCCGGTACTACTAATGAATCAACAGCTACCGTAACGGTAACGATTCAAGCAGCAGATGCAGTAAATGGCGTACCAGAAGCAAAAGGGGATACATTTTCAGTAGTTCAAGGAATAATGAGTTCATTAGCTGTATTAGCTGATAATGGATCAGGAGTAGATAATTTTGGTTCAGATGGAGAAAATACAACAAACCCATTAAGGCTTTTTAATGGAACAACAGAAGGTAAAAGTGTTAAACAAATAGAAAGAGAAGCTCAGGGAAGCAGTGCATTTAACAATCTTGTAGTTAATTCAGGTAAGATTGAGTACACACCGGTAGCAGCTTTTATAGGAGAAGATAGTTTTTATTATAAGATTGTAGATGCAAGTGGAGACGAATCAATAGCACAAGTAACCATTAATGTTACTTCTTCAAAGTCTTCAGGGATTGTAACTACTGACGCAGTAATCAAAGACCTTCAAGTATATCCTAATCCGTCAAAAGGTGCTTTTAAAGTATTAGTTTATAGTGAAAAGGCAGAACAAGCTTCTGTACTATTATTTGATGTTACTGGTAAAGTGGTGTATAACAAGAAACAATTACTTTCTGCAGGGAACAATACAATGAACTTACATGTAAATGTGCAAACAGGTATTTTGTTTTTAAAGGTGTATACAGATAACACCAACTTTGGAACTAAAAAGATTTTATTTGAATAGGTTAATAATAGTTGTAAATAAAAAAAAGAGGAACTGAAAAGTTCCTCTTTTTTTGTGATGGTATTTTAAAAGAAATAATTAACTCTGATTATAACCAAAACGTTTTAATTGATTTTTATCGCTTCTCCAGTTTTTATTGACTTTTACATATAATTCGATAAACACTTTCTTTTCGAAAAATTTTTCTAAATCTTTTCTAGCTTCTGCACCTACACGCTTAATCGCAGACCCTTTATGGCCGATTATAATTCCTTTTTGGGTTTCACGTTCAACCATAATTACAGAACGAATACGCACAATATGTTCTTCTTCAGTAAACTCTTCTGTCTCTACTTCTACAGAATACGGAATTTCTTTCTTATAGTGAATTAATATTTTTTCCCTAATTTTTTCATTGACAAAAAAACGTTCTGGTTTGTCCGTTAATTGGTCTTTTGGATAGTATGGAGGCCCTTCTGGAAGCAGCTCTTTTATTTTGTCAAAAACAGCAGTGATATTAAATTTCTCTAAGGCAGAAATCACAAAGACGGAAGCGTTTGGTACTTTTTCTGTCCAATACTTCACTTTTTCTTCTACTTCATCTTGTGTAGATTTATCTATTTTATTTAATAACAAAATTACAGGAATTTCACTATGAATGATTCTTTTAAAGAAAGCTTCGTTTTTTAACTCCTTTTCGCCAACCTCTACCATGTAAATTAAAACATCGGCATCATCTAATGCCGATTTTACGAAATCCATCATTGAAGACTGTAACTCATAAGCGGGTTGTATAATTCCTGGAGTATCAGAAAACACAATTTGATAGTCTTCTTCGTTTACAATTCCTAAAATACGATGTCTAGTCGTTTGCGCTTTTGGTGTGATAATAGATAATTTTTCACCCACCAAGGCATTCATCAATGTTGATTTACCTACGTTCGGATTTCCTATAATATTTACAAAACCAGCTTTATGTGTCATGAGGCAAAGATAATTAGTTTTTATAGGTGATTAGGGTTTAGGGTATTAAAAAATAATTAAAATAAAGTTTGGTTATGAATGTAATTGTATTGTATATTTGCAATCCAAATCGCGGGATAGAGCAGTAGGTAGCTCGTCGGGCTCATAACCCGAAGGTCATTGGTTCGAGTCCAATTCCCGCTACAAAGAAAACCTCTTGAGAAATCAAGAGGTTTTTTTGTGCTTTAAAAAGTGAAACGGTTTTCAACTTTTAGGGAAGTACAAAAAATACCCGAAAGCGTTGTGCGATTTTTATTTTCTTTGCCCCAGTGCGGAACAACGCGCAGAAACAAATCCAATTCTCACTGCTAGAGATGACAAGGTTCTCATTAAAATGTAAGCCTATTTTTATGTTTTATGTAAAACAAATTAAAATTTAAAACTATACTAAAATCGTTGTTCCTTTAGATGTTTTATTGTTCTGCGCATCAAAATAAAAATCAATCCTACCTAAATTTATACCATAAGCTCCAACTTGATTTACCAACATGTTTTTACCAGCTATGTTTTTTACAATGGTTGGTTTTGGTAAAAATGTATGCGTGTGTCCGCCAATAATTAAGTCAATATTTTTAGTGATTTTTGCTAAATTTAAATCAGAAACCTTATTTGGATTGTTTTTGTAATAATATCCTAAATGCGATAAGCAGATAATTAAATCACATTTTTCTTCATCTTTTAACTTACTTGTAATATCCTGAGTTATTTCTATAGGATTTAAGTATACAGTTTCTTTATACATTTTTTTATTTACTAATCCTTCTAATTCAATACCTAAACCAAATATGCCAATTTTAATATCATCTTTGATGATGATTTTATAAGGTTTGATATGGGTATCTAAAATCGTATTTTTAAAATTGTAGTTGGCGGAAACAAAATCGAACTTTGCATTTGGTAATTGCTTAAATAAGCCCTCTATAGAGTTGTCGAAATCGTGATTACCAATTGTTGCTACATCATATTTTAATATACTCATCAGCTTAAATTCAAGTTCGCCTTCAAAATAGTTGAAATAAGGTGTTCCTTGAAAAATATCACCAGCATCTAATAATAGCGTATTCTGATTTTCTTTCCGAATTTGTTCAATCAAAGTGGCCCTTCTAGCAATTCCTCCTCTGTTCGCATTTCTGCGATGATTTGCTTTAAAAGGCTCTATATGACTGTGAGTGTCATTGGTATGTAAAATAGTGATATGACGTTTTTGCTTGTCAGTAAAAGATGGTAATGTTAATCCGCCAACCATGGCAAGTGCTGATGCTCCTCCTAATTGTTTTATAAAATTTCTTCTTTCCATTACTTGATTGTTACACGTTTGTCTATAGTGGTTTTTAAAGTATCTACCTTTTCCAAATAAGAGATAATAGCATCCCTTACTTTATAGTCTAATTTTGTCAGCTTTTTTGGATTTTTAAAGAAATTCATTTTATCACCTCCGCTTTGTAAAAAATCGGATGTTAGTACATTATAGGTTTTGTTATTGTCGAATTCTTTGTCATTAATTTTTAAAGCATAATTATTTTCCTTAATAATGATTAGTGCTATATTTTTTGATAAAGGATGTGCTTCTTTATTTTTAATAAAATAATTGACTAATTCTGCTACTTTATCACCTGTAATATTTACAACAACTAATTCATTTTCAAAAGGCATTAGTTTAAAAGCATGTTCCTTTGTTACTTTTCCAGCAGGTATTATGGCTCGTAATCCCCCATAATTAAACATAGCAAAATCAATAGAAGCTTTTGTCTTCTCTTTAAACATAGGATTTGCCATTTTAAAACACATATCTGCCATTAAATTTCCCAAAGTACTTTGCATCTCAATACTTATTTTTGTAAGATCTTTTGGTGTATAACTCAACACCTTTTCCATTTCGTTTATCAATTTTTCTTTATATGGAGCTATAATACTATCTATTTTTACAGAAGATTGTATGGTACTATCGATAGCAATTGTTTTTGCAGTTATTTTTGTGAGGTCTCTATTTGTTTTTTTGCAAGAAGCAAATAAAAGAAATAAGTAAATTAAATGTAAAGCTCTCATTTAAGTGATATTTTTTGGGTATTTTAAAAACATAAAATTAGTTTATTTTATTAATATTCCATTAGATTTAGTGAGAATGTAATTGAAATGTTCTACATCATCTTGGTTTAGTTTTAGAATGCCAGTTACAGATATAATATCATCTGTGTTAAAAATTAATGAAGTATTTTCAAGTAAAGTTCAATTGCTGTTTCTGGACCACCTATTCCGCAAAAATAACAAGATGACATTGGTCCTTTAGATAATATATAAATTTTCCCCTCAGGATCTAAATTTAAAAAATGCAATAGCTAGTCCTTCATAAATTACCATTTTCATCAATTGAAAATTACTGGCTCCATAGGTTCTTAAAATTGCCAAATCAAAAGCACGTTCTTTTACCATTTTGTACATACTTATAAAAATAATAATACAAGAAATTACAAGAATTATATAGGCTATCCAAGCAATAGTTTGAAAGCCAATACTTGTATATTCATATAGTTTATGTAACTCGTATTTAGGTAATGCAGCTTGTAGGTTGTTATGCTCATTAATTTTCCTAAGAAACGTTAAAAGTGCTCTAGGACTTTTAAGATTTATTAATAATGATGTTATTTAACTTTCTTCTTGATGCGCTTTTTGATGATCTTCTGTATGACTTTCATCTTCATCTTTACCTTCATGATTGTGTAGTTTCCAAAAACTCTCCAAATTAGCAATTATTAAACGATCAATTACTTTTTGTGTAGGTTTTAAAATACCTACTACAGTAAATTTATCAGAATGTACATCTATATCGTTTTCTACGTATCCATGAGAACTTAAAAATGTATCACCTATTTTAAGATTTAATTGTTTTGAAACAGTATTGCCTAAAACTACTTCCATAACTTTTTTAACCTTGCGACCATTCTCTA
Proteins encoded:
- a CDS encoding DUF1566 domain-containing protein; the encoded protein is MKKIFIILALVITTVSLAQTPEKMSYQAIVRDADGNLLSNTSVGMQISILQSTAEGLAVYVETHSPTTNINGLITIKIGSGSKATGIFSEIDWSSDTYFIKTETDLLGGSSYTISGTSQLLSVPYALHAKKADNVPSYKIGDFAHGGIVFWVDETGQHGLVCANENQSNETKWFAGTFGNTQAKGNGIYAGKTNTSIIISSHVIIGDDNDMYAARLCNELEVIANNVSYGDWYLPSIFELKLINLNIVTINTAIAAIGGDSFLGDSFYWSSVEETESNAGIVNINNGQSSAVLKGSLNSVRAIRSF
- a CDS encoding Ig-like domain-containing protein gives rise to the protein MIKKITFLSVLCFFTITATFSNNDVEKANSSNTENNPNFTLDANGVTCNCDNAANLETGDLTINGVTKTFTKRTEAQLRALIAADQNDPEIGLTCTSGITDMSDLFNNKITFNEDISSWDVSSVTNMKFMFFGANFFNQPIEDWDVSKVTNMWGMFYESLEFNQPIGNWDLSSVTSMYSMFYRAAAFNQPIGNWDVSKVTNMDSVFYRASNFNQPIGNWDVSSVTTMYLMFTEAAAFNQDIGNWDVSKVTVMAYMFLDAAAFNQDLTGWCVTNVVNTFSFATNATNFVSTNHPVWGTCPNTTPTDITLSASAIDENAATATTVGAFSTTDADSADTHTYSLVAGTGDTNNASFTIDGADLKTNAAIDYEINPTLSIRVQTNDGTDTFEKVITITVNDLDEIAPVIALNTPTIQTIEVGTAYSELGATATDNVDAANTLTVVPTVNNENTAVVGSFTVDYNVSDAAGNAATEVTRTVNVVDTTAPTVVTKDITVQLDANGNASITAGDIDNGSSDNSGNVTLSLGSSSLQAGFNNTALDSGFELVNGADWVSGISGSGNLNGAFVAKKTSSGRNYLRTVASDFINSDFEVIFTYDDSNVAYGGDILTFLGIGDPSVTEGIFSEPDMGIFLRDHSNQNGSADHITSRLSGVNSLTSNSYIPEGKKRVKMVKSGNQITFFIDSGNAGTFPTNGQGFDLTSAGSNFLNDTNSYIFFGSGSTNVQLDEISITSTSQPGVYDCASLGQNAVNLVVTDVNGNTATAAATVTVEDNIAPTIALSGDASVTHEALTAYTDLGATTADNCSATLTVTDDINVNTLGIYTVTYTATDSSGNVTTATRTVNVVDTTKPVITLIGDNPQIVTLNTAYEELGATAADNYNGDITTSIGINTLAIDLATVNCYPVTYNVSDASGNNAVQLTRIVFVLEYGKPLAKSDTKTVAQDSKDNLFTIIGNDSFGLDGAHADHPIALSGTYTDNGGKLDLVGDEVKYTPRAGFFGVDKFSYTITDENGDASTAEVTITVTEGSVANNLTAVADEKTVIRGGTTTIVVLSNDLLGTATAADLDAITISNNINGAVITVNSDNSIEYESVSTFSGSEDTFEYTIKETGTDNLSTAIVRVIIEDSVVTDSVLSAKNDEVSVAQNSTDNEIAVLLDNGFDIDSFGLDGAIDNGLTFLDGTLTGLSEQGTIIVDTKGTTTPLDDVIVYTPNTGFVGVDHFYYMITDTTGASSIAQVAITVTEIDAPTAADDAIEILEGSVAAVTIDVLDNDSFGSNGAALSNSLEIIPTTTTAVVVNGTSIEYTPTGTQTGTDTFTYRIKDADGETSDATVTVTFTSVIASDAPKAQDDAVIFAQDSSENIINILDDNGSGADNYGSGAEHPSHPISLVAFYSEEGGALELDGTTVKYTPRTGYFGEDTFDYLITDENGVSDRATVTITVTEGSVANNLTAVADEKTVIRGGTTTIAVLSNDLLGTATAADLDAITISNNINGAVITVNSDNSIEYESVSTFSGSEDTFEYTIKETGTDNLSTAIVRVIIEDSAVTDSVLSAKRDEVSVAQNSTDNEIAVLLDNGFDIDSFGLDGAIDNGLTFLDGTLTGLSEQGTIIVDTNSSDSPLDDVIVYTPNTGFVGVDHFYYMITDTTGASSIAQVAITVTEIDTPTAANDTIEILEGSSAAVTIDVLDNDSFGSNGAALSDSLEIISSGTGTAVVVDGTSIEYTPTGNETGTDTFTYRIKDTVGKTSDATVTVTFTTVIASDAPKAQDDAVIFAQDSSENIINILDDNGSGADNYGSGAAHPSHPISLVAFYSEKGGSLELDGTTVKYTPRTGYVGEDTFDYLITDENGVSDRATVTITVTGSVANGLTAVADEVAAVEGVTRTINVLVNDVFETGTLEAVVISNESGEVTITVNSDNTLEYTYTVAPGATFTGTTDTFNYTIKEAGTTNESTATVTVTIQAADAVNGVPEAKGDTFSVVQGIMSSLAVLADNGSGVDNFGSDGENTTNPLRLFNGTTEGKSVKQIEREAQGSSAFNNLVVNSGKIEYTPVAAFIGEDSFYYKIVDASGDESIAQVTINVTSSKSSGIVTTDAVIKDLQVYPNPSKGAFKVLVYSEKAEQASVLLFDVTGKVVYNKKQLLSAGNNTMNLHVNVQTGILFLKVYTDNTNFGTKKILFE
- a CDS encoding bifunctional UDP-sugar hydrolase/5'-nucleotidase, yielding MERRNFIKQLGGASALAMVGGLTLPSFTDKQKRHITILHTNDTHSHIEPFKANHRRNANRGGIARRATLIEQIRKENQNTLLLDAGDIFQGTPYFNYFEGELEFKLMSILKYDVATIGNHDFDNSIEGLFKQLPNAKFDFVSANYNFKNTILDTHIKPYKIIIKDDIKIGIFGLGIELEGLVNKKMYKETVYLNPIEITQDITSKLKDEEKCDLIICLSHLGYYYKNNPNKVSDLNLAKITKNIDLIIGGHTHTFLPKPTIVKNIAGKNMLVNQVGAYGINLGRIDFYFDAQNNKTSKGTTILV
- a CDS encoding FtsX-like permease family protein — its product is MYKMVKERAFDLAILRTYGASNFQLMKMVIYEGLAIAFFKFRS
- the era gene encoding GTPase Era translates to MTHKAGFVNIIGNPNVGKSTLMNALVGEKLSIITPKAQTTRHRILGIVNEEDYQIVFSDTPGIIQPAYELQSSMMDFVKSALDDADVLIYMVEVGEKELKNEAFFKRIIHSEIPVILLLNKIDKSTQDEVEEKVKYWTEKVPNASVFVISALEKFNITAVFDKIKELLPEGPPYYPKDQLTDKPERFFVNEKIREKILIHYKKEIPYSVEVETEEFTEEEHIVRIRSVIMVERETQKGIIIGHKGSAIKRVGAEARKDLEKFFEKKVFIELYVKVNKNWRSDKNQLKRFGYNQS
- a CDS encoding 5'-nucleotidase C-terminal domain-containing protein produces the protein MRALHLIYLFLLFASCKKTNRDLTKITAKTIAIDSTIQSSVKIDSIIAPYKEKLINEMEKVLSYTPKDLTKISIEMQSTLGNLMADMCFKMANPMFKEKTKASIDFAMFNYGGLRAIIPAGKVTKEHAFKLMPFENELVVVNITGDKVAELVNYFIKNKEAHPLSKNIALIIIKENNYALKINDKEFDNNKTYNVLTSDFLQSGGDKMNFFKNPKKLTKLDYKVRDAIISYLEKVDTLKTTIDKRVTIK
- a CDS encoding response regulator transcription factor, whose amino-acid sequence is MTEIKTVLIDSDQPSLIRLQELLAKFNGIEILGTFENSNEGLDFILENEPDIVFIQIEMPNLSGLDVADEISKRETDIKIILVSNHSHYAIKALRISVFDYLVEPIDIDELKISLHRFKTKYKINLNSRELQIIREMSNGLSSQNIGEKLFISRHTVDTYRRIILEKSACQNTAQLIKFALKSGLI